Within Novosphingobium resinovorum, the genomic segment GCTCCTTCTGGGGGAGTCCGGCCTTCATCGGGAAATCGGTCTTCGGCAGGAAGACGGTGCTACGATAGTCGCGCTGTTCGGTCATGATCGCGGGGCACTAGAACAAATGCGCGATCGTTGGAAGTAGGCGTCGTCCCGGACTTGATCCGGGACCTCTGGCCATGAACAGCCGACCTCACGGGCGCGGCACCCTGCGCGACAACGCTCGCCTAAAGACCGCCAGCGGTCCCGGATCAAGTCCGGGACGACGTCAGGATAGCCCCGCCAGCAATTCGCGCGCCTTCACGCAGTCCCGGTCCATCTGCTCGATCAGCGCGTCGAGCGAATCGAACTTCGCCTCGGGCCGCAGGAAATGGTGGAACGCCACCTCGATCTCCTGTCCGTAGAGGTCACCTGCGAAGTCGAAGAAGTGCGGCTCCAGCAGTTCCTTGGGCGGGTCGAACGTCGGGCGGATGCCGATGTTCGCCGCACCGTGGACCACGCGGCCGTCCGGCATGCGCCCGGTCACCGCATAGATGCCGTAAAGCGGGCGCAGGTAGTTCGCCATGTCGAGGTTGGCGGTGGGAAAGCCGATGGTGCGGCCCAGCTTGTCGCCATGCTGCACCCGGCCCCGGATCGAGAACGGCCGCGTCAGCAGGCGTGCGGCCAGTTGGCAGTCGCCGGACTTGAGCGCCTCGCGGATGCGGCTCGACGAGACGGTGCCGCCCGCGTCGCTGACCGGGCCGACGGTACGGCCTTCAAGCCCGTGCGCCGCGCCGACCTCTCGCAGCAATTGCGGATTGCCACCCTTGGCGCGGCCGAACGTGAAATCCTCGCCGGTGACGACGCCGACCGCGCCCATGTGACGCACCAGCATCTCCTCGATCCACTGCACGGCGGGCATCGCCGCCATCGCCGAATCGAAGTGCAGCACCAGCATCGCATCCGCGCCGGCGGCCGCGAACAGTTCCTGCCGCTGCTCCAGAGTCGTCAGACGGAAGGGCTCGGCATCAGGCTTGAAGTGGCGGACGGGGTGCGGGTCGAAGGTGGCGACGATGGCCGGGCGGCCCTGCGCCTTCGCCCAGCCGATCGCCTCTCCCACCACCGCCTGGTGGCCCTGGTGGAACCCGTCGAAGTTACCCAGCGCCAGCACGGCACCGCGCAGGGATTCGGGAACGGGTTGGCGGTTGTCGAGGCGAATCATGGGCGTCTCGGCTATAGGGCGCGTGTGAGAGTCACGAAAGCATGTGCCGGTCGGGCACCGTCCGCCGCATGGGCGTCGCGCGCAATTTCAACCCACTCGGGGCCGACTTCGGGCATTACGGTATCGCCCTCGTAATCGCCCGCGATCTCGGTCAGCTCGATCCGGGCGGCGAGCGGGAGGAAGAGAGCATTGATCTCGGCCCCGCCGATCACCGCGACTTCGCCTTCTCCGGCAAGCGCCAACGCCTCGTCCACCGAATGCGCGACTTCGGCGCCTTCCGCGCTCCAGCCGGTGTCGCGGGTCAGCACGATGTGACGGCGACCGGGCAGTGGCGCGGGAAAGCTGTCGAAGGTCTTGCGGCCCATCACCATCGGCTTGCCCATGGTCAGCGCCTTGAACCGCTTGAGGTCCGCCGGGAGCCGCCAGGGCAGCGCGCCGTCGCGGCCGATCACGCCGTTTTCGGCGCGGGCGTAGATGAGGAAGACCTCCTGCGCCATCAGCTCAGGATCAGCCGCGTCACATGGCCCATCTTGCGCCCCGGACGGGCGGCGGCCTTGCCGTAGAGGTGCAGGTGGTTGGCCGGGTCGGCGAGGATGGTCGGCCAGTCGTGCGCCTCGTCGCCGATGAGGTTGCGCATTTCCACGCCCTTGGCGGCAAGGCCGGTGTCGCCCAGCGGCAGCCCGCAGATCGCGCGGACGTGGTTCTCGAACTGGCTGGTGACCGAGCCCTCGATAGTCCAGTGGCCCGAGTTGTGGACGCGCGGGGCCATCTCGTTGAAGACGGGGCCGTCCTTCGTGGCGAAGAATTCCAGCGTCAGCACGCCGACATAGTCCAGCGCATCGGCAACCTTCGTCGCGAGTTCGCGCGCGGCGGGCACCTGCTCCAGCAGGTCGGCGGGCGCGGGCACGGTGCTGAGCGCCAGGATGCCGCCTTCATGGACGTTGTGGGCGCTGTCGAAGAAGCGCACCTCGCCGTCCGCGCCGCGGCACAGGATCACCGAGAATTCGGCAAAGAAGGTGACGAAGCCCTCGTAGATCAGCGGCGTCGCAGGCAGGTCCAGCGCGGCAGCGTCCGCGGGCGTCATGATCCGCCACTGGCCCTTGCCGTCGTAGCCGTCGCGGCGGGTCTTCAGGATGCCCGGCGCGCCGATCGCGGCGATGGCCTGCGCAAGATCCTCCGCGCTATCCACCGGGGCGAAGGGGGCGGGGGTGCCGCCGAGGTCAGTGACGAAGCGCTTTTCGTTCAGGCGGTCCTGCGCGGTTTCGAGAGCGCGGGCGTGGGCGAGCAGCGGCGTGTCGCCCAGCGCCGCGAGCGGGCCAACGGGGACGTTCTCGAACTCGTACGTCACCACCGCGCAGTCGGCGGCAAACTTCGCCATGGCCTCGGCATCGTCCCATGCGGCGCAAGTGAAGGCGGCGCAAACGTCGGCGGCGATCGAGTCCGCCTCGGGCGCGTAGACGTGGCAGCGATAGCCCAGCTGCGCCGCCGCCATGGCGATCATCCGCCCGAGCTGGCCGCCGCCAAGAATGCCGATGGTTTCGCCGGGAGAGATCATTACGCCTTTACGCCTGCCTTGTGCCGGTGCCCTTCGACAAGCTCAGGGTGAGCGGACTTAGTGCTGAAATTCTAAAACCCAACCCCGCTCGTGCTGAGCGTGTCGAAGCACCTCAGCCGAGCGGGAAACATCAGACCGGCTTTTCCGCCACACTCGCGGTCTGCGCCGCACGGAAGTCCTTGAGGCGTCCCGCCAGCGCCTCGTCCGAGGTGGCCAGGATCGCCGC encodes:
- a CDS encoding bifunctional riboflavin kinase/FAD synthetase translates to MIRLDNRQPVPESLRGAVLALGNFDGFHQGHQAVVGEAIGWAKAQGRPAIVATFDPHPVRHFKPDAEPFRLTTLEQRQELFAAAGADAMLVLHFDSAMAAMPAVQWIEEMLVRHMGAVGVVTGEDFTFGRAKGGNPQLLREVGAAHGLEGRTVGPVSDAGGTVSSSRIREALKSGDCQLAARLLTRPFSIRGRVQHGDKLGRTIGFPTANLDMANYLRPLYGIYAVTGRMPDGRVVHGAANIGIRPTFDPPKELLEPHFFDFAGDLYGQEIEVAFHHFLRPEAKFDSLDALIEQMDRDCVKARELLAGLS
- a CDS encoding dihydrofolate reductase → MAQEVFLIYARAENGVIGRDGALPWRLPADLKRFKALTMGKPMVMGRKTFDSFPAPLPGRRHIVLTRDTGWSAEGAEVAHSVDEALALAGEGEVAVIGGAEINALFLPLAARIELTEIAGDYEGDTVMPEVGPEWVEIARDAHAADGARPAHAFVTLTRAL
- a CDS encoding 5-(carboxyamino)imidazole ribonucleotide synthase — encoded protein: MISPGETIGILGGGQLGRMIAMAAAQLGYRCHVYAPEADSIAADVCAAFTCAAWDDAEAMAKFAADCAVVTYEFENVPVGPLAALGDTPLLAHARALETAQDRLNEKRFVTDLGGTPAPFAPVDSAEDLAQAIAAIGAPGILKTRRDGYDGKGQWRIMTPADAAALDLPATPLIYEGFVTFFAEFSVILCRGADGEVRFFDSAHNVHEGGILALSTVPAPADLLEQVPAARELATKVADALDYVGVLTLEFFATKDGPVFNEMAPRVHNSGHWTIEGSVTSQFENHVRAICGLPLGDTGLAAKGVEMRNLIGDEAHDWPTILADPANHLHLYGKAAARPGRKMGHVTRLILS